One Archangium violaceum genomic window, CGCTCCTCGAGCATGTGGGCCACGCGCCCCACGTGCTCGAGCTTCATGTCCGTCATCCTCTCCTTGGCCACCTGGGCCGAGGTGTAGACGCTGTTGAGCACGTTGCCCACGTTGTGCAAAACGTTGGTGGCGATCTCCGCCATGCCCGCCTGGCGAGCCGTCTGCACCAGATGCATGTGGACCTCCTTGAGCTCGCGGGTGCGCTCGTCCACTCGCTGCTCCAGCCCTTCGTTGGCCTGGCGAAGGGCCTCTTCGCGCCGCTGGACCTCGTTGGCCATGAGCTGGAAGGCGCTGGCCAGCTGCCCCAGCTCGTCGTGGCGGGCGGTGTCCAGCGCCACCGCGCGGGTGAAGTCACCGGCCGCCACCTTGTCGGTGGCCTGGGTCAGCTCCTTCAGCGGATGGGAGATCTGCTGCTGGAGCACCCGGTACATGATGGCCAGCTCCAGCAACAGCGACACGATGCCGATCAGCAGGACGTAGCGCGCTCCGAGGAACGCGGGCTGGGACACCACACTCCTGGGCAAGACCGTGGCGAGGTTCCAGCCGGGGCCCCGCAGCCGCGTCACGCCGATGTACTCGTCGTACTCCGGGAGCTTCAGGACGTTCTGACCGGACCCGCGGTTCTTGACGCGTTCGAAGAGGCTCCGCAGGTGGTCCGCGTTCTCCTTGGAGCCGAGCCGACTGGCCGCGAGGTCGGGCTGCGCGGTGGCGCTCAGGATGTCGTAGGGGCTGGTGGCGCTCTCCAGCTTCAGCGCGGGATGGGCGATGAGCTGGCCATCGTCGCGGAAGATCACGTTGTAGGCACCGGGCAGGTGGTCGTTGATGGTGCGCGCCATCAACTCGTCGAGGAGGACATCGTGGCCGATCGTCGCGACATGGCGGCCGTCCAGGTCCACCGGAGTGGAGACCGAGACCATCCATTTCCGGGAGACGGTCTCCAGGTAGATGCCGGTCCAGAGGGTCTGCCTTCGTGGATTGTTCTCGGGGAGGCCGAGGGCGAAGTCCTCGTAACCAGCGGTCGAGAAGCCAGCCTCGAGTTCCTGGCCCCAGGTGGGAGCTCCCGGCAGATAGCCCAGGAGCGCGCCCTCGGGGAGGGTGACATAGGTCGTCCTGAAGCGGATATGGAAGGCGGGCCCATACCGGGAGAGCACGTCGTACACGGCCATGAACCGGGCGCGGAACGCGTCATCGAGGGCCACGTGCGGGGCGATGAATCCCTGAACCATCTTCGTGCCATCGAAGCGCTCGAGCCGGTTGCGGACCGTCCCATCGGGCAGGCGCACGAACAGACCATCGAAGCGGGCGCTCACGTCCTGCCCTTGGAGGGCCCGGATTTCCTCCACCAGGACCTTCCTGAGGGCAGCGTGGTTGTCCTCCGCCAACACGAAGATGGACTGCTCGCGCTCGCCGCGCTCCGACACATACTGCTGCAACTGCGTGAGGGTTTCGATGCGCAGGGTGCGGAGCAGGTGGAGGTAGCTGAGGAACGTGGACAGGGCGATGATGACCCCGATGCCCACGCCCATCTTGAGGAGCGTTGAGCGGGCCAGCGAGGCTCGGGAGCTGGATGCTGGATGCATGGTGACCTGGCCTTCCTATAGTGCCGAAGCACGAGGAGCCAGGGGGGGGCGGCGTTCTGTCCGGCACCAGGACTCCGGGTGCGAGGCCATTGCTCTCGCCGCGCTGCACCCGGGTCGTTATGGTGAACGGGTTCATCCGGGTCATCCTGGGAGGGTGCTCCGGATGGCTCTGGACATCAAAGACAGGCTCGAGGAGGAGCGGAGGACCGATGCTGAAGATAAGACATATCGATCATGTCGTGTTGAGGGTGTCTGATGTCAAGCGCATGATGGATTTCTATATGGACGTCATCGGCTGCTCTCTCGAGAAGATCCAGGAGGAGTCCGGCCTGTACCAGGTGCGGGCGGGGAGCTCGCTCATCGACTTGATCCCCGTGGATGGCCGGCTTGGACGGATGGGGGGGGCGGCACCAGGGAAGGAAGGTCGCAACCTCGACCATTTCTGTCTGAGGATCGACCCGTTCGATGCGGACGAGATCATTCCGTATCTGAAGAGCAAGGGCGTCGACCCCGGGAAGGTGGAATCCCGGTACGGGGCCGAAGGCGAGGGACCGTCGATCTATGTGACGGATCCCGAGGGAAATGTCGTGGAGCTGAAAGGTGCTCCGTACCCCCGGTCCTCCTCATCCCCGGACAGCCGCTGACGCCGCGCCGCTTCGAGATCGTGCTCGTGCCGCGCGGCTCCAGCGAGCCCGTCTGGCTGCCGCGTTGAGCGTTCAGCCCATCTTCATGCAGTGGGGGCGGGCCTGCAGCCGATCGACATAGGCATCGATCGTGGGCCGGCCGGTCTTCGTCCCCCATATGCGCATCCAGATGAACATCGAGCCGATCATCACATCGGCCGCGGTGAACCAGTCGCCGAACAGGTAGGGCCCCTTGCCCAGCTCGCCCTCGACCACGTTCAACACGGTTTCGAAGTCCGTCCAGCCGCGCTGGGGCAGCGTCTCCACCTTCATGAGCTTGTCGCCCATCGCGGGCTCGAGCTGCGACGTCGAGTACACCATCAGGGACAGGTAGCGCCCCCGTTCCGGCGTGCCCGGCTTCGGCGCGAGGTTGGCCTCGGGGTACTTCTCCGCGATGTACATACAGATGGCCGCGCCCTCGAACACCCGCGCCTCGCCATCCACCAGCGCCGGCAGCTTGCCGGAGGGGTTGATCTTCAGGAACTCCGGCGACTTGTGTTCGCGCTTCTCGAAGTCGATGGGCACGAGCTCGTACTTCGCTCCGCTCTCATCGAGCATCCACTTGCTGATCGCCGCACGGCTCTTGGGGTAGTAGTAGAGCTTCATCGGTTCTCCTCCGAGGTGTTGGGTGCCCTTCACCCAGCGGCCGGCACTTCATCAGAATTGAGTCCCCGGTCCGAGAACTAACTGCACTGATGTACAGGGCTGAGCAGGCTGGCTCGAAGCGGCCCGATAGGGTTACGGAGATTTTCGGGTGGGAGCGGAGTCGTCCAGTTGCTGGACTGCTCGCTCGACAGCGGCCAGTACCTGCTGGTGCAGGGCTCGCACCGCCTCAGGCTCCAGGGTGGGACCCGGGGC contains:
- a CDS encoding ATP-binding protein; the protein is MHPASSSRASLARSTLLKMGVGIGVIIALSTFLSYLHLLRTLRIETLTQLQQYVSERGEREQSIFVLAEDNHAALRKVLVEEIRALQGQDVSARFDGLFVRLPDGTVRNRLERFDGTKMVQGFIAPHVALDDAFRARFMAVYDVLSRYGPAFHIRFRTTYVTLPEGALLGYLPGAPTWGQELEAGFSTAGYEDFALGLPENNPRRQTLWTGIYLETVSRKWMVSVSTPVDLDGRHVATIGHDVLLDELMARTINDHLPGAYNVIFRDDGQLIAHPALKLESATSPYDILSATAQPDLAASRLGSKENADHLRSLFERVKNRGSGQNVLKLPEYDEYIGVTRLRGPGWNLATVLPRSVVSQPAFLGARYVLLIGIVSLLLELAIMYRVLQQQISHPLKELTQATDKVAAGDFTRAVALDTARHDELGQLASAFQLMANEVQRREEALRQANEGLEQRVDERTRELKEVHMHLVQTARQAGMAEIATNVLHNVGNVLNSVYTSAQVAKERMTDMKLEHVGRVAHMLEERQGDLAVFLTQDERGRHLLPFLNKLGENLMEDRQELVSLLDDVGRYTEHIGDIVKVQQNYARTPRLHEQVSLSELVEDALRINSAGLSRHQVKVQRHMAPLPPVMTDKHKMLMILVNLVSNAKYAMDTVTPSERLLTVKMEQTAADRVRVQVHDNGMGIAPEMLTRIFQYGFTTREEGHGFGLHSSALAAQELGGSLTVHSEGPGKGATFTLELPYSPVQKPA
- a CDS encoding VOC family protein, with the protein product MLKIRHIDHVVLRVSDVKRMMDFYMDVIGCSLEKIQEESGLYQVRAGSSLIDLIPVDGRLGRMGGAAPGKEGRNLDHFCLRIDPFDADEIIPYLKSKGVDPGKVESRYGAEGEGPSIYVTDPEGNVVELKGAPYPRSSSSPDSR
- a CDS encoding glutathione S-transferase family protein, whose translation is MKLYYYPKSRAAISKWMLDESGAKYELVPIDFEKREHKSPEFLKINPSGKLPALVDGEARVFEGAAICMYIAEKYPEANLAPKPGTPERGRYLSLMVYSTSQLEPAMGDKLMKVETLPQRGWTDFETVLNVVEGELGKGPYLFGDWFTAADVMIGSMFIWMRIWGTKTGRPTIDAYVDRLQARPHCMKMG